The following proteins are co-located in the Leishmania major strain Friedlin complete genome, chromosome 30 genome:
- a CDS encoding putative alcohol dehydrogenase, with the protein MACRSYQFTICATSYLLRWRAPAVTQGSGALVKLPHLVRGARLQRGLLVTDAMIMKLGLVDDFIDEMKKQGTELAIYKDVLPNPTIDMVEEASVLYRKNRCDYLVAVGGGSVMDCAKLIGVRQARPRTPLPYMRGLLRVLWPLPPLIAVPTTAGTGSECTIAAVVSDPAKKDKLVVMDPFLTPSHCVLDPALTLTLPKFVTATAGMDALTHVVEAYTNVFHYRTVDKAALRAMELLAKYLPCAYKDGSNLEAREKMLHASYLAGLSFTRAGVGNVHAAAHAVGGLYNAPHGYVNAVILPHVLDMYGSAAHKSLARLAEAANIVGANDAEKAVNFISWVREMNAQMQIPTTLGAGDSRWAPQEEDIPFLVKHAVTEANPFYAVPVIFGEEEMTELFRRVM; encoded by the coding sequence ATGGCGTGCCGTTCGTATCAGTTCACCATATGCGCGACAAGCTACCTGCTGCGTTGGCGAGCGCCAGCAGTCACCCAAGGCTCCGGTGCCCTGGTGAAGTTGCCGCATCTGGTACGTGGGGCAAGGCTACAGCGGGGGCTTCTGGTCACAGATGCAATGATCATGAAGCTTGGCCTCGTCGACGACTTCATCGACGAGATGAAGAAGCAGGGCACCGAGCTGGCCATCTACAAGGACGTTCTGCCCAACCCCACCATCGACATGGTGGAGGAGGCCAGTGTACTGTACAGGAAGAATAGGTGTGACtacctcgtcgccgtcggtggcGGGAGTGTCATGGACTGCGCGAAGCTGATCGGCGTGCGCCAGGCGCGCCCCCGCACTCCGCTTCCGTACATGCGGGGCCTCCTCCGTGTTCTGTGGCCACTTCCGCCGCTCATCGCCGTTCCTACAACGGCGGGAACGGGGAGTGAGTGCACGATTGCCGCTGTCGTGAGCGACCCCGCGAAGAAAGACAAGCTCGTCGTCATGGACCCCTTCCTGACCCCCTCCCACTGCGTGCTCGACCCGGCCCTGACACTGACACTGCCCAAGTTTGTgacggccaccgccggcatGGACGCCTTGACGCATGTTGTGGAAGCGTACACAAACGTCTTCCACTACCGCACCGTAGacaaggcggcgctgcgcgcaatggagctgctcgccaaATACCTTCCGTGCGCGTACAAGGACGGGAGCAACCTGGAGGCGCGCGAGAAGATGCTGCACGCGTCGTACCTCGCCGGTCTCTCCTTCACACGTGCGGGTGTCGGCAAcgtgcacgcggcggcgcacgcggtTGGTGGGTTGTACAATGCGCCGCACGGCTACGTGAACGCCGTGATTCTGCCGCACGTGCTGGACATgtacggcagcgcggcgcatAAGTCGCTCGCTCGGCTTGCTGAGGCGGCAAACATTGTCGGTGCCAACGACGCCGAGAAGGCGGTGAACTTCATTTCGTGGGTTCGCGAGATGAATGCGCAGATGCAGATACCAACGACGCTCGGCGCCGGTGACTCGCGGTGGGCCCCTCAGGAGGAGGACATTCCCTTCCTCGTCAAGCACGCCGTCACCGAGGCGAATCCATTCTACGCCGTGCCGGTGATAtttggagaggaggaaaTGACCGAGCTCTTCCGCCGCGTCATGTGA